A single region of the Ziziphus jujuba cultivar Dongzao chromosome 10, ASM3175591v1 genome encodes:
- the LOC132799567 gene encoding uncharacterized protein LOC132799567, protein MVSSSNILCIDLDNLAKTPTCLLHVPYREKAVVARVNDAKREVESSDMCKIGRLGVSMNHLYYCRRVSRLGAFCVWFYVDGGNRNGPGEWVLKFSVSHRYLQDIIFDQLSLRRETWIEPIAVTPNADVLFVGAKDWILSYHIESKKLQLVYEGAPNREQSLLMVGRF, encoded by the exons ATGGTAAGCtcatccaatattttatgcatTGACCTTGATAATCTTGCCAAAACTCCTACCTGTCTTCTTCACGTCCCTTATCGAGAGAAAGCTGTGGTAGCTCGTGTAAATGATGCAAAAAGAGAGGTTGAATCCTCTGATATGTGTAAAATTGGACGTCTTGGGGTGTCAATGAACCACCTTTATTATTGTAGACGTGTAAGTAGGTTGGGTGCTTTCTGTGTTTGGTTTTATGTTGATGGTGGCAATAGAAATGGCCCTGGTGAATGGGTTCTCAAATTTAGTGTTTCCCACCGTTATCTGCAAGATATTATATTCGATCAACTTTCACTTCGCCGTGAAACATGGATTGAACCCATTGCTGTTACTCCAAATGCTGATGTCTTGTTCGTTGGAGCTAAAGACTGGATCTTAAGCTACCATATTGAAAGCAAAAAACTTCAGTTGGTGTATGAAGGAGCACCTAATAGAG AACAATCGCTTCTGATGGTGGGGAGATTTTAA
- the LOC107412492 gene encoding calreticulin-3: MGDQSHGKLDLIIPVLLFSLLFHSSLSEIIFEERFEDGWQSRWVKSDWKRAEGKAGSFKHTAGKWAGDPDDKGIQTSSDAKHFAISAKVPEFTNQNRTLVVQYSIKFEQEIECGGGYIKLLSGFVNQKKFGGDTPYSLMFGPDLCGTDTKKLHVILSYQGQNYPVKKDLQCETDKLTHFYTFILRPDATYSILVDNRERDSGSMYSDWDILPPRKIKDVKAKKPADWDDREYIDDPNDSKPEGYDSIPREIPDPKAKEPDDWDDEENGVWKPPMIPNPAYKGPWKRRRIKNPNYKGKWKTPWIDNPEFEDDPDLYVLKPIKYVGIEVWQVKAGSVFDNILICDDPEYAKQVVQEVFANREIEKEAFEEAEKVRKAQEEEEAQRAREEGERRRRERGHDRRYRDRYRDKYRRHHHRDWDDYHDEL; encoded by the exons atgGATGGCAATCACGTTGGGTGAAATCTGACTGGAAAAGGGCCGAAGGAAAAGCAGGCTCTTTTAAGCACACAGCTGGAAAGTGGGCAGGAGACCCAGATGATAAAG GAATTCAGACATCCAGTGATGCCAAACATTTTGCCATATCAGCAAAGGTACCGGAGTTCACAAACCAAAATAGAACATTGGTCGTTCAATATTCTATCAAATTTGAGCAGGAAATTGAATGTGGTGGTGGCTATATTAAGCTTTTGTCTGGATTTGTCAATCAAAAGAAGTTTGGTGGCGATACTCCATACAG TTTAATGTTCGGACCAGATTTATGCGGTACGGATACAAAGAAGCTCCATGTCATACTCTCTTACCAGGGCCAGAATTACCCTGTTAAGAAGGATTTGCAGTGTGAAACGGACAAGTTAACCCATTTCTATACATTTATTCTTAGACCCGATGCAACTTACAGCATCCTTGTTGACAACAGAGAGAGAGACTCAGGAAGCATGTATTCAGATTGGGATATTCTTCCTCCAAGAAAGATTAAAGATGTTAAAGCCAAAAAG CCTGCAGACTGGGATGATAGAGAATACATTGATGATCCTAATGACTCCAAACCAGAG GGATATGATTCAATTCCGAGAGAAATTCCTGATCCCAAGGCTAAAGAG CCTGATGATTGGGATGATGAAGAGAATGGTGTATGGAAACCACCAATGATACCAAATCCGGCTTACAAAGGACCATGGAAACGCAGG AGAATCAAGAACCCCAATTATAAAGGGAAGTGGAAGACTCCTTGGATTGACAACCcag AATTTGAAGATGACCCTGATCTATATGTGCTTAAGCCAATTAAATATGTAGGCATTGAAGTTTGGCAG GTAAAGGCTGGTTCAGTTTTCGACAACATTTTGATATGTGATGATCCAGAGTATGCAAAGCAAGTTGTTCAGGAAGTATTTGCCAATAGAGAG ATTGAAAAGGAAGCCTTCGAAGAAGCAGAAAAAGTGAGAAAAGCACAAGAGGAAGAG GAAGCGCAACGAGCAAGAGAAGAAGGTGAAAGAAGGAGACGTGAGAGGGGTCATGATCGACGGTATCGAGACAGATACAGAGACAAATACAGAAGG CATCACCATCGTGATTGGGATGATTATCAT GATGAGCTTTGA